From the Lathyrus oleraceus cultivar Zhongwan6 chromosome 4, CAAS_Psat_ZW6_1.0, whole genome shotgun sequence genome, one window contains:
- the LOC127074769 gene encoding ubiquitin domain-containing protein DSK2b: MGGDGAVEDSASESKTGGEGVNINVRCSNGSKYSVQVSLDSTVGSFKDLIARNCDIPAQQQRLIYKGRILKDDQTLQSYGLEADHAVHLVRSFAPANTSGGTGTNSSGTNTTATDARGAGANDVGGVGGLGFGASLFPGLGTNGTGGNGLFGEGFPDLEQMQQPFISNPNLMRELMNTPAMQNLVSNPEIVRNLIMNNPQMQELMDRNPELAHILNDPSTLRQTLEATRNPEIMREMMRNTDRAMSNIESSPEGFNMLRRMYENVQEPFLNATTMAGNTATQGGLARDQSTNPSTTSSETNAGSTIPNANPLPNPWSSTGTGAPQNNTRRSTTGVDARQQAPTGLGGLGLPGLEGMLGGSGMPDPALLTQLMQNPAISQMMQSMLSNPQTLSQILGAANTEQRGGMPDMNSLRDVMQNPEFLRLFSSPETLQQLMSFQQALLSQQGQQQSTRESGQTGGGTGPVNNMGLEMLSSMFGGLGAGSLAVPNRSNEPPEQLYATQLSQLQEMGFFDTQENIRALIATSGNVHAAVERLLGNSGQ, translated from the exons ATGGGAGGTGACGGTGCTGTTGAGGATTCTGCATCGGAGTCGAAGACCGGTGGTGAAGGTGTTAACATCAACGTTCGATGCTCCAACGGTTCAAAGTACTCCGTTCAGGTTTCGCTTGATTCCACAGTTGGATCCTTCAAGGATCTCATTGCTCGGAACTGTGATATCCCCGCACAGCAACAACGGCTTATTTACAAGGGTCGTATATTGAAGGACGATCAAACGCTACAAAGCTACG GTTTGGAGGCAGATCATGCTGTCCATTTGGTTCGTAGCTTTGCACCTGCCAACACGAGTGGTGGGACTGGGACCAATAGTAGTGGCACCAATACCACTGCGACTGATGCCAGAGGCGCTGGAGCTAATGATGTTGGGGGTGTAGGAGGGCTCGGTTTTGGAGCTTCACTGTTCCCTGGTTTAGGTACCAATGGCACTGGAGGGAATGGCTTATTCGGCGAGGGATTTCCAGATCTCGAACAAATGCAGCAACCATTTATTTCAAATCCCAATTTAATGAGAGAGTTAATGAACACACCTGCTATGCAGAATCTAGTAAGTAATCCCGAGATAGTGCGGAATCTTATAATGAACAACCCACAGATGCAAGAGCTCATGGATCGGAATCCTGAGCTAGCACACATACTTAATGATCCCAGCACTCTCCGCCAGACCCTTGAAGCTACAAGGAATCCTGAGATCATGCGTGAAATGATGAGAAATACAGACAGGGCTATGAGCAACATTGAATCATCTCCTGAGGGATTCAACATGCTGAGGCGCATGTATGAAAACGTTCAAGAACCATTTTTAAATGCCACTACAATGGCGGGTAATACAGCAACTCAGGGTGGCCTTGCCAGGGACCAATCAACTAATCCCTCAACCACTAGTTCTGAAACAAATGCTGGTTCTACCATACCCAATGCTAACCCACTTCCTAATCCTTGGTCCTCTACCGGAA CTGGAGCTCCTCAAAATAACACCAGAAGATCAACTACTGGTGTGGATGCCAGGCAGCAAGCACCTACTGGCTTAGGAGGGCTTGGTTTGCCTGGCCTTGAAGGCATGCTGGGTGGAAGTGGTATGCCAGATCCTGCTTTATTAACCCAATTAATGCAAAATCCAGCTATCTCACAAATGATGCAAAGTATGCTCTCCAACCCCCAAACTTTGAGTCAG ATTCTTGGTGCTGCTAATACCGAACAACGTGGTGGCATGCCTGATATGAATTCTCTTAGAGATGTGATGCAAAATCCAGAGTTCCTTCGTTTGTTTTCATCACCTGAGACATTGCAG CAACTCATGTCTTTCCAGCAAGCCCTTCTTTCTCAGCAAGGTCAGCAACAATCGACACG GGAATCGGGTCAAACTGGTGGAGGGACTG GTCCTGTTAACAACATGGGGCTGGAGATGTTATCCAGCATGTTTGGTGGACTTGGAGCTGGTAGCCTAGCTGTTCCAAATAGATCAAATG AGCCACCGGAGCAATTGTATGCTACCCAGCTTTCACAACTTCAAGAGATGGGATTCTTCGACACACAAGAGAACATTAGGGCTCTCATTGCCACTTCAGGGAATGTTCATGCAGCCGTTGAACGCCTTTTGGGGAATTCTGGTCAGTAG